From the Acidithiobacillus sp. genome, the window CCGGTGATGGCGTTAACGATGCCCCTGCGCTTAAACAAGCGGAGATGGGCGTGGCCGTGGAAAGCGCCACCGACGTTGCCAAGGCAGCGGCCAGCCTCGTGCTTACCACGCCCGGTCTGCAGGGGGTGCTCGATGCGGTGACCGCCGGTCGGTGCGTCTATCAGCGCATGCTCACCTATACCCTCAACAAAATCGTCAAGGTCTTTCAGGTCGCCTTGTTCCTGAGTCTGAGCTTCTTGATGTTCCGCAGCTTTGTGGTCACTCCGCTGCTGGTCCTTTTGCTGCTCTTCGCCAACGATTTCGTGACCATGTCGCTGGCGGAGGACAATGTGCGTCCCTCGCCCAAACCGGACCGCTGGGATATTCGTACTCTGGTCCTCTCCTCCTTAGTGGTGGCTTTCGCCTGGCTGATTTACATCTTCGTCGTGTATGGCGTGGGCCGGTCTCTGGGGCTGCCATGGGCGTCCGTGCAGACCTTGGATTTCCTTGGGCTGGTATTTTCCGGGCTCGCTAATGTCTTTTTGGTGCGGGAGCGCGGCCATCTCTGGGGATCAATCCCTGGTCGTTTCCTGCTCTGGGCGAGTCTGGCGGACGTATTGGTAGTAAGCGTTCTGGCCGTTATGGGCTGGTTGATGGCGCCATTACCGATAGTCGTTATCGCCGGCCTGCTCCTGGTGACGGCGTTCTACACCTTCATTCTCGATCAGATCAAGGTACCTTTGTTGCGGAGATTAACCCGTACGTAATGGAGATGGGGCGCGAATGTCCGGGTGGTGGCAAAGACCATTCAGCCGAGGCCCTGCCAATGCTAATATGCTGCCTCATTACGAAACACTGGCTCAGTTTATGACAACGAAATATCAGGATGCATTCGAACAAATCGCGCTCGGTACCGTCGACATGTTGCCCGAAGGCGAAATGTTACCGCGGCTCGCGGCGGCACAGCGCGATAACAGACCCCTGCGGATCAAGCTGGGCATGGACCCCACCGCTCCGGACCTGCACCTGGGGCATACGGTGCTGCTCCATAAAGCCCGTCAATTCCAGGACCTCGGCCATCGCCTGCTGTTCGTTATCGGCGATTTTACCGCCATGATCGGCGACCCGACGGGCAAGAGCGTTACCCGCAAAGCGCTGAGTCACGAAGAAGTGGTGGCCAATGCGGCGACCTATCGGCGTCAGGTGTTCAAGATACTGGATCCCGAGCGCACCGAGGTGATGTTTAACTCTGAATGGCTGGGCGCCCTGCGTCCTGAGGAGCTGATCCAGATCGCCGCGCGTTACACCGTGGCGCGCATGCTGGAACGCGATGACTTCAACAAGCGCTACAATGCGAATCAGCCCATCGCTATTCACGAGTTTCTTTATCCTTTGCTACAAGGTTATGACTCGGTCGCGATCAAAGCGGACGTGGAGCTGGGTGGTACCGATCAGCGTTTCAACCTGCTGGTGGGCCGGGAATTACAGCGTGAGTATGGCCAAAAACCGCAGTTGGTGCTCACCATGCCCATTCTCGAAGGCCTGGACGGCGTGCAAAAGATGTCCAAATCCCTGGGTAATTTCATCGCGGTCGAAGACGCGCCCGCGGAGATGTTCGGCAAAATCATGTCCATCTCGGATAGCTTGATGTGGCGTTATTACGCGCTGCTCTCCCGCGTACCTGCGGCAGATCAGACGCGCCTGCAAAAAGAGGCAGCCAGCGGGGCGCGTAATCCGCGCGATATCAAGCTGGACCTAGCCGGTGAGTTGGTGTGCCGTTTCCATGACGCCGCGGCGGCTCAGGCGGCGCTTGCCGCCTTCCTGGCCCG encodes:
- the tyrS gene encoding tyrosine--tRNA ligase, which codes for MTTKYQDAFEQIALGTVDMLPEGEMLPRLAAAQRDNRPLRIKLGMDPTAPDLHLGHTVLLHKARQFQDLGHRLLFVIGDFTAMIGDPTGKSVTRKALSHEEVVANAATYRRQVFKILDPERTEVMFNSEWLGALRPEELIQIAARYTVARMLERDDFNKRYNANQPIAIHEFLYPLLQGYDSVAIKADVELGGTDQRFNLLVGRELQREYGQKPQLVLTMPILEGLDGVQKMSKSLGNFIAVEDAPAEMFGKIMSISDSLMWRYYALLSRVPAADQTRLQKEAASGARNPRDIKLDLAGELVCRFHDAAAAQAALAAFLARFQRHETPDDLPLQAIKLSAAPRLSQLLVQVHLAASTSEAMRKIKEGAVRIDGERVVDPAMILALDAVYLLQLGKRHFARVALQKGE